The genomic window TTTAAGAATTTTAAACATTGCCATACATTTTAAGCATTTTAAACATTgtcatacattttaaacattgccATACATTTTAAGCATTGTCATACATTTTAAGAATTTTATTAACATTGCCATACATTTTAAGGATTTTAAACATTGCCATACATTTGTATCTTACAGGcagttctcctcctctctcagagttCAGAATTTTGCTGTTGGGACACAAAGCATCTGGGAAGAGTTCAtcaggaaacaccatcctgggTGGACAGACGTTTGACCTGGACAGAAAAATAACTCGGTGTGTGAAGAAACAGGGAGAAGTAGCAGGCAGACAGGTCACTGTGGTCAGGGCCCCGGGCTGGTGGAGAAAGAGCACTCTCAGCGACACTCATAAGCTAATTAAAGAAGAGATTGcgttcagtgtgtgtctgtgtcctccaGGACCACATGCTGTCTTGCTGGTCATACGTGTATTTGATTCTATGCCAAAAAACATCAAAACTATCATCCAGGAACACCTGGAGCTTCTTGGAGAAAGTGTCTGGAGTCATACCATAGTGCTGTTCACTCGTTGGGATTGGCTCGGAGACACAACCACTGAGCAGTACATTGAAAGTGAAGAGGAAGGCTTCCACCAGTGGCTAGTAGAGAAATGTGGCAACAGGTATCACACATTCAACAATGAGGACTGGACAGTTGATCAGGTGGAACAGCTGCTGGAGAAGATCGAAGAGATGGTGGCTGGAAACGAAGGGCGTCACTTTGAAATGGACAGTAAGCGCCTGAATGAATTACAGGAAGTGAAGAGGACAGCAGAACAGAAGGCGAAAAAAAGAATGACACGGGTACTGGAACGAAGACGGCAGCTACAAGTTCTGAAAAGTGAGTCGGGGCATTTTAACAACTTATAACTATGTTTGTTCTCTTAATGTGTTTGGAGAGGGACGCCCACAAGCATTCTGGCAAAGAGCCCAAAAACCTTGATTCTAGTAGGGATGCAATGGTTCAGAGTGCCCGCGGTTCAGTGGGTTCATGTATAACAGTTTTTGGGCCATGGTACGGTTTCGGTGTCGGTcaagtgctgtttttttttgtttgtaaaaaaaacagtgCTACATAGCTCGAATTTTCCCGCCAGGTGGCTATAAAGCTATGGGGCAGTTTGTGCATCTTAAAGGTGCTCTTAGCGATGTTACTGTAtgtggtttctaagctaaaacatttttgtcacatacaacaaacatcacctcaccatccgctagctgcctgtgccctgaacaCACCTCAAAAAATAtgtggtctctgtggacagtccaggctccaaaaacagcaacaataacAACCTGGTCCAGTCTGGACCATAAAAATACTGTTCCAATCAATCACCggcgagatgcgcgtttaggagcatgggagggagaagaagggagtagtgagctagctctctgttttgtttgaacgtcaacagaagtgatgttagcCAACATCCATTAGAGCATCTtttaacagactcaaaatgtcataCAAGTGCTGTGCAACATGAACTGGATCCGTATGAGACACTCTATGCATGTTTAACTCAGTAATTTTGAAGAAACAGTATGAATCCAGTACGGAGGTGCCTGGGAACAGAGATATGTGACTGCCTGTACGAACACTGGATTACagagcccaggaggtgtcattgcaagatattttttggtatatatccagaaaacgtgcgcacgttttactaaattgtgcactcattttactaaattgtgctctcaatttagtatATCGTgctcacaatttagtaaaacgtgcacacgttttactaaaACGTGCGCaagttttactaaattgagagcacaatttagtgaaatgagtgcacaatttagtaaaacgcgtgcacgatttagtaaaatgagcgcacattctctcgatACACAAAAATATCTTCACACCTCCTGGGGTCCGTAATCCAGTGTTCGTACAGGCAGTCACATATCTCTGTTCCCTTGATCGTTATGTTTTCAGTGCAGTTGGTTTGTTTCTCTGTCTGGAATCAGGATTACACAAAAACTACTGCCCTTTAAATATTGGAGCGGATCGAATTTACAAGGCAGCTGTATAAATgtagtttcactttcgctaaTGCTGCAAGTTTTGGCATTTGGCCTCTTCAACtactctttgtttgtttttttaaatattaaaaatatatattaacataggtacactatgcaagattttcaccttaatataacatTTACAAAGccaacaaacttgtaatagagGATTAATTCACCTAcctaaaatataaataaatcatgactctagagggagctctacagttgCCAAAAACACCTAAatctgcatagtgtacctttaagctGTGCACTCTGCATCTAACCACTATTTTACACAACTTTCCACAGGTTGTGAACCACCACTTTCAGAGCTCAGGATTGTGCTACTGGGAAAGGGGTGTCTTCAGATAAGTGCAATAGGCAACACCATCCTGGGCAGAGAAACGTTTGACCTGAAGAGAAAAACACCTCAGTGtgtgaagggagagggagaagtatCCGGCAGACGGGTCACTGTTGTCCAGCCTCCAGGATGGCATCCTCTTGCCTCTCTCGAAGCCACCTCTGAGCTCACCAAACAGGAGATTGAgctcagtgtgtctctgtgtcctccGGGACCTCACATTTTCCTCCTGGTCATTTGGGCCAATAGTTGCTTTACTGAACAACAGAGACAAACTATTCAAGAACACGTGGAGCTTCTCGGCAAAACAGTATGGAGTCACACAATGGTGCTGTTCATCTATGGAGCCTGGTTGGGAGACACGACCATTGAGCAGTACatagagagtgaaggagaggccCTGCAGTGGGTGGTAGAGAAATGCCAGAACCAGTACCACGTCTTCAACAACCACAATATGGCCGATAGCGGTCAGGTCTCACAGCTGCTAGACAAGATCGACGAAATGGTAGCAGGAAAGAGTGGTGCTCACTACGAGATTGATGCAGAGAGACTGGAAGACGTCcaagaaaagaggaggaaggaggatgagagagccagagagagagcagtgcagGTGGAGAAGCAAAGACAGAAGAACAAGGCGCTGGCTCAAGTTCATGACGTGCCCACCCTGCCAGAGTTTAGGATTGTGCTGCTGGGACAGAGAACGAAATCTAAGAGCTTAGCGGGCAACACCATCTTGGGCAGAGAGGAGTTTGACGTGAACAGAGCAATAGCTCTGTCTATGAAGAGACGGGGAGAAGTAGCAGGCAGGCAGGTCACTGTGGTAGAGGCACCAGGATGGTGGAAGAATAGTCACTTGAAAGACACCACAGAGCTCACCAAACAGGAGATTGTGCTCAGTGCGTCTTTGTGTCCTCCAGGCCCACATGTTGTCCTACTGGTTTTAAGTCAAACTGATTCTTTAAAAGAGCAAGACAGGATCATCACTGTGAAACATGTTGAGCTTCTCAGTGAGAGAGTCTGGAGTCACACCATGGTGCTGTTCACTCAAGAGAACTTAATGGGAGCCGTACCCATTGAGCAGTACATAGAGAGTGAAGGACAGGCCCTGCAGTGGGTAGTTGAGAAATGTGGTAACCGATACCACGTTCTCGACACTCACAATAAAGAAGATGCCACACAGGTGACACAGCTACTGGAGAAAATTGAAGAGATGGTGGCAGGAAATAGGGGCCGTCACTTTGAGATGGACACAAAGAGAGTGGAGGAAACcctgaagaggaggaagaaacagGAAGAGTCTGCAAAAGAGAGAATGATGAAGGTTGAGAAACAACAGCAACTTCTCCGATCTCTGAAACGTGAGTATTCTATACTGTATTGTCCATACTGCATTTTTCTCCTATGTTATTGTTTGTAatgttaaaggacaattccggtatttagcactttgagtcgtGGACTTTTTGACTCGTTTAGAAACGGCTTTGACTGCTTCAGAGGGGCTggctacaggcatgcacaaacatgtccttaaaacagtccttaacgttcgttttcaaaactgtgcaactcaccgagtggttagtggtgttcgttaaTGAGCCAGAAgcaagctaaacagatgacagacgtagtgttatccaattgcgtcgaagtccggaatcagtcagttaacATTGATCGTATAGTGTTaaccaattgtgtgcagtgagattttcaaatgcgtgcttgatgccgcccctcgagttgggccattacgttagtcgtggccagacccttaatctttcagatTGGGTCTGGTCCTCCAGGCTAATAAAGTGACTATATGGCAAAATAAAAGTAAATCACTGAATGCATTCAAATGCCTTCTGTATCTTAAATCAAATTTAGTTTTTATAGTTACCTTACtattttaaaattgttaaaTAGTTATTAATATTATCATTGTAATAAGCAACAAATGGAATATCATACTTAACCATGAATCAGTATGgaatactttcactttcacatttTAACCATTACCGACTATCAGACACATGAGTATCCAATACCCAATGACATAAACAAATATCCAAGAGAAATACGTTTGAACTATTTACTGGAAATTAGTGGTGTAAGAAAATATTGCTAAAATCGAATATCGGCAATACTTGATTTTTTTCAAAAACAtaatattgatttttttttttcaatagttCACATGCAATCACTTTATATTCTTAATGACATAGGCAGAACTGTACTGTACAGTGTACTGAATTGTTTGTCTAAAGAAAACAGTTTTTACTTACTATACATTTTATGCATATGATGGTGTCTTCTTTATAATATAAGTTTTTCTAAAGTTAGACTTTATCGCCTTTCGCACAGTATTGAAATATATTGCAATATATTGAATTGTAACCCATGTATCGTGATATGTATCGTATCGCCAGATTCTTGCCAATACACAGCCCTACTGAAAATATCAGGAAATATGcattgggtcattccacgtcaattcaaccagagcCCACACACTTAGGTTTCataaaattctgaaaaaattaccaggtgtacctatgttactcAGGAGACATTTCAAATTACTTTCATTTAAGATAAATACTTTCCATGATACaaccagttttacagggggaggggggtgtcgattttgttctgcctctttttttttgtcaaagttcacaaacccatagcgcaagaactaaaccatgtaggaggctcaaattttgcatgctggtacataaattgGAATAGTATTTGGCAAAattgtcacgtttggtctggatgatcctgcatggtcatagctgtccctcgaAGTTGATAAACattgtattggagtttttggctggccTCTGTTTAGGCCTTTCAAAGacgtactcaacataggctcttaatATAAAAcatatcaatatgttttatatatagttaccacagtgccacctgtggttgtatagagtaacctgtggtaactCTATACGAAACATATTGATTtttcaatggtgcattttgcccatgttaagGGTCGAAAGTAAAAAAGatgatttgcataagacaagtcaaattggtgtttttaaaaagaagggatcatggagaataaagaaaaaaatataaaaagtctttgtatattcccacaaggtgttttgGTGCTCTGAAAAttagaaccaaaatgatttttcagacttgtgaggtctgttcatagctttttgtgagagtgtttctacttctCTCAATAAGGaacataaatcaagagcctatgttgagtacaaatatgtcttctgaaggcctaaacagagcccagccaaaaactcaaataaaattttgatcaactctgagggacagctatgaacatgcaggatcatccagaccaaacatgACTATATTGCTATagactattcctatttatgtaccagcatacaaaatttgagcctcctgcatggtttagttctttcttgcgctatgggcttgtgaactttgacaaaaaaaagaggcagaacaaaatcgacacccccctccccctgtaaaactgtctgtatcttggaaagtattgacatttacagtgtgtctcctgggtaacataggtacacctgatAATTTTTTTCAGaatgagacctaagtgcgtgggccctggttgaattgacgtgtaATGACCCCATTACTTGATAAACATTGGTGTTTCAGTTATTTTTCAATGCAATGCATTCACTCAAAAACAGTTCAATTCAAAAGCCAAATATTTGAACCACACTTTCAGTTTCAATCCCCTAAAACTAAGCTGGCAAGTAACTTAATTAATTCACTTAATGAAATGGAATGGGTACCCAACCACACGTCATCGGTAAAGGGGTGCATGGAACAATGCAGGTAGCAGACAAGCCAGACATCTGTAGGATTAATTGATAAACATCTTAATGTATTTCACAGGCGAAGCACCTCCTCTTAAAGAGTTAAGGGTTGTGCTGCTCGGCTGCAGAGGCTTTGGAAAGACTTCGTCTGGAAATATCATCCTTGGCAAAGATGTGTTTGACGATAAAACGAAAACAGTGCGGTGTGCCGAGAGACGGGCTGAGGTGATAGGCAGACTGGTGACTATCGTTGATACGCCGGGATGGTGGAATGGACTCCACTTTTCAGACACTCCTGAGCTCACCAAACAGGAGATTGTGagcagtgtgtctctgtgtcctccAGGACCACATGCCCTCCTAGTGGTTGTGTCTGTGAAGGAATCCTTCATGAAGAAAACTTGGGAAAATATTCAGGACCACTTGATGCTTCTCGGTGAAAGAGTCTGGAGTCATATCGTGGTATTGTTCACAGATAGAGACTGGCTGGGAGACACCACCATTGAGCAATACATTGAGTGTGAAGGAGAGAGCCTGCACTGGCTTGTTGACAAGTGTGGAAACAGATATCATGTCCTCAACAATCAGTCTCGATCAGAAGATCAGGTCACACAGCTGCTGGAGAAGATAGAGGAGATGGTAGCAGGAAATGGTGGACGTCACTTTGAGGTTGACACAACTATTCTACAGGAagtggagaagaagaggagtcACCTCACTACAAGAGTGGAGGACAGAGAGGCAAAAGCTTACAGACAGGACGCTACTTTTAAATTTGTCATGGGTGAGTGGTTTAACGTATTCACTATGGGCAAGTTGAAAACTATGTTAAATGGTTAACTATGTGATTAATTGTCATTTTGTTAAGAAAAGTACTTGTGTTCACCAAAATAAGTGGACAAGTAAGGAAGTAACCGGAAATAGGTGgatacacatttaaatttgagTTTTAATATACAGTGGTGACACTTTACACAAGTGACAGAGGGAAACATTTCACTTTTCACTCCACTACATTTGTTACATCACTTTTATGACATAATGATTCCTGACGTTCACGATGTCATATTATTCAAGTATATCATTGCATAAATGCCCCTTCAGTAGTAGCTCTTCCATTGCCCTGTACAGTGAAGACACACAACGTATATTTCATTTCAGGTGAAACTCCGCCTCTCTCAGAGGTCCGTGTGATGTTCCTGCAGTACAAAGAGAAATCCACATCAGCCCACGGCACTGAAAGCAAAGACGACAACGACAACTCCGATACCGGCCAAGACCCCATCGATTGCCCGACGAGACGGTGGGAGTACGGTGGGAAGCAGATCACGATGCCGTTCGTCACAATGACCCCATGCAGGAAGGCTCTGGAGCAGACCAGGAGACAGATGGCGTCCGGCATGTCAGTGTGTGCTCCGGGCCCACACGCGTTCCTAACGGCCGTGTGCATGGACCTGCCCTTTTCCGAGACGTGGCGGAGAGAGATCCAGGAGCACCTGGAGCTCGTTGGCGGCAGGGCCGTCTGGCAGCACAACATTGTGGTGTTTTACTCGTCAGCAGGATGGACCCCGGATCAGTACATCGAGAGCGAGGGCGGGCCCCTGCACTGGCTCTTGGAGAAGAGCGGCAACAGATACGTGGAGATGGTGAGTGAGAGCAGCTGGACCGAGGTTCTGAGGAAGATCGAGGAGGCGGTGGCTCTGACCGGCGGCAGCCATTTTGACGCTGAAGAGCTGGGCAGCAGGATGGGTGAGGTGGAGCCTGAGAACTGGAGGCTGGAGGTGCAGCAGCTTGCTGACCGAATAAAGGAGCAGGAGCTGGTCAAGAGCATGGACACTCCACCACAGAGTGAGTATGGAATGGGCATAGAATCACTGTTCACTTACTGTTGTCGCTTAAAAAACAccagaaaacaacaaaacaccTGTGGTCTTTATTTAGATGCTGTTCAATGAACGAGAATACTAGGATTGGAAGTGGTTTGACAATTTTTTGAATTTCGTAAATATTGATTTGTTCAAGATAAGTGTAAAGATTCTTTTACAAAGGTTGTAGATGTTAATGAAAAATCAAGAACCACTAGGTGAGTATGAAATTGTGAAATTTATATTTGGATTGGAAGttgtttaactcattgaatgccaagctgttttcgggagctttgtcctagagtgtcagcaatctagaccattgttgatgatttttgtacagccacagcatattctgtgttatagctatggacacgtagaatagctcgattaaaaggtgagactttaagctctcaatgggtgcaaaccgtgcatttctacacgcctctgttcctgagaaatcccgagctaaacagtggctagttttcatgtttttttttagaaatggagatataacgtctttcatgaaatatgaagtgttgcctgttacttacttgtgtaaacattctgggaagtgatcagcgagatctggcgagactgccacctagtgatagacccacgaaaatggcctggttttgacctgacgtgcatgcgtcactgattcgacccaaagcggcaaccaagttatgataaaatgtccagattgtgcgttttcatgagtttcacgatcgtcatatatttcatttccattcatcacagagttcccaaaatcacatataaggtgtattagagtgtctagtttcgtaattaaaaaaaaaaaagctaaaaacgtaatattactcaatgagttaaagaaAAGTAACAGTAACAAATAGCAGTCCTGGTCACAtggtcaagtcaggtcaagtttatttatatagcgcatttcattcACAGCTCATTCAATGTGCAAtgtaatagcaaataaaagcaaacaTTGAGGTTTAACAATCATTAAGATTAAAGGTGGTTGAAAATATGCAGTGAATTCATCCCCTCattgtaaaaaatgaaaaacttGTTTTAATCCTTATCTTTATTTTCAGTGGGAGATGACAGGTCTGACATAGAGCTGGCCAAGAGCATGGACACTCCACCACAAAGTGAGTCATTGGACAGAGTCACTGATCATTTACCAGAAACCACAAAACACCTTTATTTAGACCTCCTTTAACAAACAAGGATACTAGAATTGAGCCTGGTCCTACCAGACTCTCGtacatttcataatgtacagagagtctggccacatacacagaggtcattcaatgtgctttacataaacaaaagtaaacagtaatagaaaataaatgcataGAAGCAAACATAGTTGTTTAACAATCGCTAAGATTAAAGTTAGCTGAAAATATCCAGTGAATTCATCCCCTTATTGTAAAAAATGGAGAACTTGTTTTGatgttcatttttttaatgcttATCATTATTTTCAGTGGGAGATGACAGGTCTGACATAGAGCTAGCCAAGAGCATGGACACTCCACCACAAAGTGAGTATGGCATGGACATAGAGTCATTGGACAGAGTGACTTATAATTTACCAGAAACCCCAGAACACCTATGCTCTACATTTGGAGCTTATTTAACAAACGAGAATACTAGAATTGGAAGTGGTTTAACAAAATTAAGAATAGCGATATATTGATTATAGATTATGGGCTCTATCTTCGTGGTCTAAAATGCACGGTCACTaatcaaaagtttatttaaatttagtgggatgtccagtccacatttgaAGTGTTTTCATTATCAAACGTCGGGcgttcctaggtttcttaaaCAGTCATGAGTGTGTTTCGGGCGTAACataatttaaaccaatgagaaagacatctgtcattccctttaacaacggtattttaatagtcagtggcacatttgaaggaatctgcttgcgaTACCATATGGAACAGTTTTTCCACTAAatcatgctttactaaaacctagcatagagtagtatagcctacacacatttgcacttcTCTATTACTTGAACTCATTGGCAGGGTGAAAGTAACTTCACcttggtgtcagtcaacgacaaaacagtaaatacacagttaattactttgactattgactgacaatgggttaccatcgaaaacatagccttggaaaaagcaacacttaccccaataatgttcgaatgactgaataaaaaacgtttatcctgcagaggagttgcttacagCTCGTGACatgtgtcttcagctgtgcttcatatttgcctctctatcattaccaatttgcaaatgatggtgaataactattCAGAGTGTCTTGGCCACACAActgggctattcacaccctgttacataacaacaaaaacatgttgctcgcgtgcccaaaaaacatggccgacattcgttttttcgtcagcagaaagtgaagaattctgaacggtttcagcactaatatctgttcaaatcaaatttgagatggaaaagttgtgttttattttcataatctttgttcagtgaacacatataACCGTTAGTTTGCTAGCTAACAGACatttcgtgaatatgacgttcaggcctGTAAACTATAAGTTTGCCTGCAAACCTCAACTCCTTGAAGAAGATagcagatagtgcagtggtcacaggcAAGTGCTGGCACGCGGGAgcccggggttcgattcccgtgtGATacgttttggcagagtgagtgtgcatgtgtaccaacgtctctggagagaaggcgcgcaatttgaacaagaattcggttctcaaacggaagttttcattgcaacaattagctattTCATGCACCAGGatgtaaatagcatgcagtactataaacaccagggtacgaatagcatccacttctaactgtgcattgatgcaaacagcataccttattcagagtgtctattacacagctgagctattcacactctgttacagtatgtaacaacaacaaaaaacatgttgcttgctgatatttgtaccagacgaggtactaatagaacacattgctgtgtgcaccggggtacgaatagcatacattgatatttgtaccagacgaggtactaatagaacacattgctgtgtgcaccggggtacgaatagcatacattgatatttgtaccagacggggtactaataggacacattgctgtgtgcaccggggtacgaatagcatacattgatatttgtaccagacggatactaatagaacacattgctgtgtgcaccggggtacgaatagcatacattgatatttgtaccagacgggtactaataggacacattcctgtgtgcaccggggtacgaatagcatacattgatatttgtaccagacagggtactaataggacacattgctgtgtgcaccgggatACGAATAGCatgcattgatatttgtaccagacgggatactaataggacacattcctgtgtgcaccggggtacgaatagaattcacttcttattgcaccagggtacgaatagcattcactgctaattgtaccaggggtgcaaatagccttacccataACTATttattgtgagatgtatttcgtaatatctttattctatgtttcccattgtaatcgtgtaatttgtaatgttttgcatggatgtgggAGGGTGCAtgttcatggatgatagaaggatggtgcgttgtgcacccgcccatatcactgttgataatgcgctcttaacataacatatgaacaactcgccatggacttctgtccaggtttctcttggtcagtggcataatgtATTTTAGGTATTGGACGATaacgatttttagacaatgtgcTAGACCACTTCTTAGGTTGTTCATTGCCACATCTCCtagcgcattgtttaaaaacgAGACGTGCAAAATACAAAACTAAACGTTGCAGCAAGAAAATAACGACTTTTCCGCCATGCACCACTGCAAAAATAGGGCCCTATAAATGTTAGAGATTTTTATGAAAAACCAAGAACCAATGACTAGGTCACTTTAACATTGTTGAAGACTTTTTAATAGTGGATAGTTGAAAATTGTTGATAAATATTGGGATTGGAAGTTGTTCAATCAATAGTAACAAATGGTCATACAGTTGGTTAACGATCACTGTGATTAAATATTGTTGTTTAGGGAACAGGAACAATCACTACTTTTCACAGCTACTAGGGTCTGTAGAGATCTCCACACTCCTGTTACTGTGGAGATTGGTCATGTCTCTTTATATGCTGTTTGCTTTATTCACTTTGTGACAGTCAGGTTGTGTTTGCAAATCTGTGTATAGGAGGAGGCTTTCAAAGCCGCTCCACTCCTTTATTGATGTTTAGGCATTGATTTTACTCACTTATTGTATAGTctttggttttttttttactctttgtATAGGCTTTGGGTTCTTGACAGTCGGAAACTGCAA from Alosa sapidissima isolate fAloSap1 chromosome 9, fAloSap1.pri, whole genome shotgun sequence includes these protein-coding regions:
- the LOC121718512 gene encoding uncharacterized protein LOC121718512, with protein sequence MAAEACILKEKDFSKLPDLRVVLLGGTGSGKSSSGNTILGREEFDLKTRTAQCVKRQGEVAGRQVTVVEAPGWFPNIGLAYTPQITKDEIVLSNSICAPGPHAFLLVLCVDHTDNHTRYWRKIVETHVELLGERAWNHTMVLFICGDLLGGTSIQAYLKGRGKNLMHLLEKCGNRYHVFSNNKKRAGGQGTTENDTQVTELLEKVEATVASNSGQHYEVDRTRLKEIQEKKKNEEQRAQTRVSKMEEQRKHLQTLKRDAHPPSEFRVVLFGYRQSGKSATGNTILGKDEFKVNNLTASCVVREGEVGGRKVTVVEAPGYTKTFNDTPNVTKKEMGYSVSLCPPGPHAVLLVISAALSFPKEECTNMQEHLKLLGEGVWSHTMVVFTRGDWLGGTSIEQVIESEGESLHRGLVEKCGNRYHILNNSNKRNRTQVIELLDKIEEIVAGNGGRHYELDGKRPEEKKTEHEQRITDRLMKVKKQRKYLQSLKSSSPPLSEFRILLLGHKASGKSSSGNTILGGQTFDLDRKITRCVKKQGEVAGRQVTVVRAPGWWRKSTLSDTHKLIKEEIAFSVCLCPPGPHAVLLVIRVFDSMPKNIKTIIQEHLELLGESVWSHTIVLFTRWDWLGDTTTEQYIESEEEGFHQWLVEKCGNRYHTFNNEDWTVDQVEQLLEKIEEMVAGNEGRHFEMDSKRLNELQEVKRTAEQKAKKRMTRVLERRRQLQVLKSCEPPLSELRIVLLGKGCLQISAIGNTILGRETFDLKRKTPQCVKGEGEVSGRRVTVVQPPGWHPLASLEATSELTKQEIELSVSLCPPGPHIFLLVIWANSCFTEQQRQTIQEHVELLGKTVWSHTMVLFIYGAWLGDTTIEQYIESEGEALQWVVEKCQNQYHVFNNHNMADSGQVSQLLDKIDEMVAGKSGAHYEIDAERLEDVQEKRRKEDERARERAVQVEKQRQKNKALAQVHDVPTLPEFRIVLLGQRTKSKSLAGNTILGREEFDVNRAIALSMKRRGEVAGRQVTVVEAPGWWKNSHLKDTTELTKQEIVLSASLCPPGPHVVLLVLSQTDSLKEQDRIITVKHVELLSERVWSHTMVLFTQENLMGAVPIEQYIESEGQALQWVVEKCGNRYHVLDTHNKEDATQVTQLLEKIEEMVAGNRGRHFEMDTKRVEETLKRRKKQEESAKERMMKVEKQQQLLRSLKREAPPLKELRVVLLGCRGFGKTSSGNIILGKDVFDDKTKTVRCAERRAEVIGRLVTIVDTPGWWNGLHFSDTPELTKQEIVSSVSLCPPGPHALLVVVSVKESFMKKTWENIQDHLMLLGERVWSHIVVLFTDRDWLGDTTIEQYIECEGESLHWLVDKCGNRYHVLNNQSRSEDQVTQLLEKIEEMVAGNGGRHFEVDTTILQEVEKKRSHLTTRVEDREAKAYRQDATFKFVMGETPPLSEVRVMFLQYKEKSTSAHGTESKDDNDNSDTGQDPIDCPTRRWEYGGKQITMPFVTMTPCRKALEQTRRQMASGMSVCAPGPHAFLTAVCMDLPFSETWRREIQEHLELVGGRAVWQHNIVVFYSSAGWTPDQYIESEGGPLHWLLEKSGNRYVEMVSESSWTEVLRKIEEAVALTGGSHFDAEELGSRMGEVEPENWRLEVQQLADRIKEQELVKSMDTPPQMGDDRSDIELAKSMDTPPQMGDDRSDIELAKSMDTPPQMGGDDRSDITSESSAYGTNISDTASEAPSEQDSVMSAATSSGIGSVMAH